CAGCAGCCGCCCTTTTTTCCTTTGAAATCTAATGTATGGTAGGAGTTAGACTGGATGCGATTTTTCAACTATTTGCACAGGAGAGTTGGGCAAGTGGGACAATGATCCCGTACCAGAAATCTTCGTTTTGAAATTaaacgatattctaaactactctaatctacaaaggtgaatttgaattcAAGTGTAACAAAGCGACATATTGTGTTAATGAACTAGCCTAAATCATGTATGCTGCGTGGTAATTATCTAACAATCATATTTCAtgtaaaaaagagagaaaaaaagagtgaacagagagagagagactaacCTTCGTCATCTTTCTTGCAGCTCCCAGAATGGGTCCTATTGGGGCAGAGGCACCTAAAATGGCGGGTGGTGTAGTTAAACCCACATAGCCCTCCACTCCCCTGGCAGCGGCTGCAGTCAGGAGCCAGCCATTTCATCTCAAACCCTCTTCCCAACACTTCCTTCATTCCCGCTGCCTCATCATTCCCATACCCTCCACCATGCACCACCGCCACCTCACTCGATCCACACTTTTCAACCTCCTCAAGACGTCCAAATTTCGGATATATCTGCCCAGGCAGAGCAAGAACCGAAGTGTTATTACAACCAATCTTGTACTTTGGAAAAGAATCGACAAACGAAGGGTTGCAGTTGTAGAGCAGAAAGAACTGATCTTGCTTTGGAGCCAGCTTAAACTGTTCATTAGGGATCGTTAAATTATGGATCAATGAGAGATTAGCGCAGGAAGAGTTGTCCAAGTAGTGCGAAAGTAAAGCATTTGAGACGACAAGAGTCTGGCTTTCGTAACTGATGTTGTGAATTATGTAATCGTCTCCAGACAACCGGAGAAGTGGGTAGGCTTCTTCTTCGTCGTCGTCTGCGCCGCCCTGGCAGGAGAGCTGGAAACCAGGGTAGCCGCAGAAGTCTTGTTGCCTGCCTTGGATGTAGAACGGGTAGCTGATGTTTTGGCGGCCACAAGTTATCGGGACGCTGCAGTTTTGGTAGTAAAAGTCCACTGCAAATGCTGGGGCTTCTGAGAGAAGGAAGATCAGGATGAAGAGGCAGatgttttgattcatttggGAATTTTGTGGCAGAAACTGTGGAGGTGGTAATTTAatatgcagagagagagagttaacgAGTATAATTAAAGAGTAGTTTTGAGTTGTATTATTTATGAAGGAGGACAAGTTTGACTTGAACATTGTCCTTGGGTTGCCGTATGACGGTTGAAAGGGAGTTTTTTGGTTAAAGAAAGGATGTTCATGTAATCTGCCTCACATCTTAGACTCTTGAATTCAAGCCCCATTTTTGCCTAATTGGGCCTATGAAAGTCGCACAACTTGACCAATCTCATAATTCAACTCCTCTCCTCCTCTATATAGGGAAAAACTTTTGTACAAGAACTGGATCACATCATTCGTGGGATACTGTTGAGAAAATAAATCATGAATTTGCTCCAATTCTCCTTGGAAAACAACGGTAACGAAGAACTTCCGGATGTAAAATAGATGAAATTCATCGTAGGATACTATTGATAAACGTTTGAGATTTTCTATGTTTTGATCTGATCCTGACCTCATGTTGATTATGCTAATATAAGAGCTGCCATAATCAAGCAGTCTTGTCAAAATTTCGCCTACCTTCACATGCCTTCTCCACAGACAGAGATCAACTATGAATCTCACTGGTCGGAACTTAAGTATTAGGCAATCCGAGCTACTCAAATTGAATCGGACTGTCCCCATTAACTTATTCCGATGATCCACCTCACACAAACCAAAGACTTCGATTTCTCCTTCACACAAGCGGCTCTGATTTCTTGATCCTTAGGCTCTAGAcactaaaattctaaaaaaatctcaattctTTCTCCATAAGGTCAAAAGCTTTTACTTTCAATTGGGAATAATAATTACCCTCATatgtttttcaaagaaaaagtcATTACATTTTGAAACAGTAACTTATGATAAGGATTATTAGAGTCGGACAAGAATTCTCTCTCCTCAttttatcaagaaaaaaaagtagACCTAGTGCATATCTAAATAGTATCTTCGTATTAACAGCAAAAGTAGCGACTGGCGACCAAAGCAAAAAAGACTTGGTCATATATGTACCACACATATATACAACTATCACATGATGCATGCGGTTTCTATTCATGTGCATAAAAGTAAACAATCACCTGGTACAAATGCGTTTTCAGAGGACTGAAAAATCATTGTCACTGTTACTATGGTCAATTTTTTGTCATCCGATGAGTAATACATTCAAGaatacttacaaaaaaaaaaaaaaaaaaaaagaaagccgATAATTTTGCAGCTTGTGAAAATTAGTGTAATACATATAAGAGCGGATTGGTGGCATCAATTTTTTTGTGAGGTCTACTTTGTATATTTTAATAGTTTAAACCGtctattttagtttttgtgaGGTCCACTTTATAAATAtgagttatttattttttaagcacGTTGTCCAATATTTTAGTGGAAGGGTAATGAAACTAACTatttagactaaattttgtaaaacataTGATGTAgatgttaatgattgaattattacttaaatattgattaatgtACTTATTTTATATCGGTGACATATAACATGTTTTGTAAATTTGGTCTAAATAATTGGTGTTGGGTTTCAACACATGTGTTCCGAATTTAAAACCCCACATTTTCTAagttattgtaatagtttcaaactTTCCGAttcttaaattattataatgtgAGAAGCATTAAATTTAGTTTAGATAATGTGAGATATTAGCTAACTTAATGTGAATTACAGTCACATTATTAGAAGAAACACATAACTGATGCTTCTCACATTAGTTATGGTTGAACTCAAACATTATTAGAATAAAGTTATGTGTTTCTTCTAATAATGGTTGAACTCATGGTTGAACTCATTAGTTTAGATAATGTGAGATATTCTAATAATGTTTGAGTTCAAACATTATTAGAATAAAGTTATGTGTTTCTTCTAATAATGTTTGAGATATTCTAATAGTGTTTCTTCTAAACATTATTAGAACTCAAACATGAGATATTCTAATAAAGTTATGTGTTTCTTCTAAACTAATGGTCTAAATAAAGTTATGTGTTTCTTCTAAACTAATGGTTGAACTCAAGCATCAGTTTATGCTTCTCACATTATTAGAAGAAACACATAACTGATGCTTCTCACATTAGTTTAGATAATGTGAGATATTAGTTCCCGTCAAAGCTTTTGGGAAAATAGAAGAGAATAAAAAGAATATCTTTAAGGAAAGgcattcccctttttttttttacaatggagattagttgtgggattcagaccacatcgaacttcaataATTCGAActgttcattttttaaatttcattgtgATTATTAAATAGTCAAATggttttggtttaaattaaaaattttcaatgatgatttatgaatcgagacttacaaaataaacagtTTATATCGTTGAAATTCTATGTAAAATGAGTCCTACAACTAATTATTATTTTCCTCTTTCCCTTAAAGGTCCCGCCCCATTCAAACCGACCATTTGGAATAAAGAAGACAACTAAAAAGGCAATCAAAGATTCAAGGTTTGATGTTGTACCTCTTTCTCTTGACGTGCCTGCGTTTCTTCAAAGGTCTGGTGTCCATGCATTTTGGCCCAACTTTTATCTCTGTCAAGGTCTAAAAATGGACCTTCGTCCAAGTGGGGAAGTGGAATTTTCTACTGAAAATAGGCGCCAACTAGCAAGTGGAAATTGATGTTTTTGGAAACTTTAAGCTTACGGCAATGAACTTTGCCCCATATTTCAATTTGCACTTTGAATTTAGGGCTGGACACGACATGTTGTTATAtaattggagaaattttttttttctttttaaatgtcCTTCTAGTTATACAATAACAAGTGGTGTTTTACTCCATGTtccaaatacattaaaaattctCTTTGAACTTAGCCCCTTATTTCAATTTGcactttcaattttaaatttacattttatacGTATTATACTAAATACGATAAAATTTGAGCTAAGTCACATCATACTACTAAACGGTACCTTAAACTTTCAATTTAGTTATTCTACGTCGTGTCGTTTTGCCTATGTCTTAAATTACGAGTTATTTTCATATGTTCAACTGAAGAAAACTACAAAAAGTGTGATAACATTGACAATCGAAGATAAATTAGCACGTTTTGAAAAGTATAAGACCCAAAGCCAAATTGAAAGCAAAAGGTCAAAATGGAAGAAAGTCATAAATTCAAGAGTGCATATATTTAATTTCTCCCTAAATTTTTTACCAAATAAAAATATTCTccctaaattatttttctattttacctTAAATAAAGAGAGTAAAATGGGCTTTTTCGTTGGTTTGAAAGTAAGCTGGGCCACCAATCCCAACAAAAAACTGACAAGTAGACGGGCTAACTGGACCGATACATGACTCGTTTTAGAGACCCAAATTGGGCCTAACCCGACCCAGACAATATTTGATTCAACGAGGAATCAACCCTTACGCCACCGTTTTGATTGGAAGGAGACGAACCGGTGTTTTCCAATTTCTTCCAGAGACTTCTTTCAGCTGAAGCAGCTCCTCCGCTTGCTTGGTGGATCCTTCCGCTCCGGTGAGTTTCCGCTGAACGACTACCGTTTTATTCCTTTAAAAACCTGTGCATGCAACTTTCCTTCTGGTTTTATCCGTTCGTGTCCGACGCCTGGGCGTCGTTTGGTAAAGTGGATTCTCCCTTCTTTTTACTTGTCACACTTCACTcattattttctttccttttttgtttttggtgaaattttgGTTCCTTTTCTTCGAACTTACTAGAGGCTAATGCATTTACTGGATGCCAGAAaactatatgtatatatgtatatatctgtGTGCTTTGAAGGAAGGAGGATATTTTGTGATTGTAAAATCTGGAATGATTTGGTGGGTTAGGAACTGATTAGGTAGTTAATATAGCTTTTAATCGTTGCATGCAAGAACTGGGTATTAAGTAAAATGCACTTAACACCGAAAAAGCCTTCAACATTATTATGAGGGTTTTTGATCGGAGCACTTGTTTCTCTGATTGATCATGGATTCATGCccttttttgcaattttttgaaCTCATAGGAACGATTCTTTGTTGGTTAAAACGGCGAACGCAGTTTGATTGTAATGGCTATTTGCTTGTGGAATCTTAGTAAAAGATAATCTTCGTATTCGTGGGTTTAACTAAGAAATTGAGAATGTTGATAATATACGGCATCCTTCTTGCAGAGATCACTTATTGGGCTTGCATTCTCTTGGAGTTGAGACTTTTAACGATATTATGTCTAGGCAATCATTTGGTTATTGCAATTCAATTCGggttttgattgtttgtgtGTCTCAGTGTCCGTGCTTTTATTTGTTTCGGCAATCATTTTATTTGTTTGCGTCAAGTGCTAGACTCCGAGGAACAATTACTGCCGCTGTAGTCAAACATGGCATCCCAACTTTTGAGATTTACCTGTAAAGCTTTAAAGATTATCTAGAAAGTTTTTTCCAATTTGATTTTGAACTGATAAGATGGCATGTTACAAGGTAGTAAGGGAGTTATTGTACTTCACAAAATATATGATTTTTCTATCCACATCTGTTATACATCGAATTTGAATGTTATGTTTATTTCAAGGTGCTGCTACGTAAATGCTCGATGACAATCCTGTGTACTCCTGAGAATAAACAAAATATGGCATGCAGTTTATTATCCTTTTGCACTGATTGGGGATCATGTTCACCCCTTAAATTATGTCAATCTTTTTAGTTGTCTGATCATTTTGACTGTTGAATTAAGCTTATACTATTGACGTAAAATTTTTGTTTCCGTACTCGGCTTTTTTAAAGGAGTTTGTGTTTCATCAGATTATTGCTGTAATTATTACACTTTTTTGATGTTGTATTTGCACTATTATTTGCTATCTGTAGAGTCATAGAGCTGCATGATGGGTCGAAGGAGAAATAAAAGGCGGAAGAAGGAGAAGCTTATGAATGTGGATTGGGCAGAGCTGCCACAGAGTATACTTGAGATTATCTTTGAGCGACTGCCTCTGATTGATTGTATCTCTGTTAGTGATGTTTGCAGAGCTTGGAGCAACGTTATCGGACAGGAACTGTCTTGTTGGCAAAGGCGTGGTGTCCCGTGGCTCATGATGTGTGGCCAGAAAGACAGACATGTAAGGACTTGTCTTAGCATATTACAGAATCAAGATTGGGAGATGGTGCTTCATCAGGCTATTGGAAGATACTGTTGGGGATCATATCAAGATTGGTTGATTCTAGTGAAAGATGTCGATTGTTTCAACCTTGAGATTAGCTTGTTGAATCCATTCTCTGGGAAGAAAACTGATCTTCCGAAAACATGGAATTTTTATCACAAGATGGTTCTCTCAGCACTTCCCTCTGTTGAAAACTTTGTTTGCATGCTCGTCCATGGTCAACACCGGGAGCTTGCATTTTGGGTCCACGGAGCTCAATCATGGCTTAAACATAAGCTAGATGGTGAACCGTTTGAGGATGCTGTCTTCTCGGATGGAAGTTTCTATCTTCTAAGCAGTGATTATAACATTTCACAGATCAAGGTTACTGATGTGCTTGCTGCCATCAGAACAGATGATGATTGTGAGATAGAAACAGGTTGCCATGAAGTAAAAATGTCCGAGGAGCAGGAAGACGAGCAGGAAAGTTACACTGTGCTGAAGTACCTTGTGGAATCTTGTGGAGAGCTTCTCCTTGTTTGTAGGTTTTACAGCACCAAACCAAATGCTATTCTTGAAACACGCGATTTCAAAGTATATAAGCTGGATTTCAGCCAGATGGCATGGAAGAGGGTACATGATTTGGGGGATCAAGTACTATTTCTAGGAAAATGTTGTTCGCGATCTGTTTCTTCAGGTGAACTTGGTGTTCCAATGACAAACCGTATCTACTTCTCTAATGATCATGCTGCGCCGTGGTGGAATGAATGGGATTCTAGTCATCTTTATGGAATTCCAGCTCGTTTTGATCCAGACAGAAGGGATTGGGGTGTGTTCAAGCTTGGCGACGACAATCAAGAGAATTTTCGGTTCCGTGGCAATACAGACTGTTGGGCGCCTATCTGGTTCACTGCCCCCCAATGGTGGTGCTGTAGGAATCTGGCTCTTAGATGAAAGAAGTAACTTGTAAGTTAAAGCATAGCTGGGGCAGGCGTGCCATGAAATGCGTATTCTCTTTTGCTATTTTGTTACAGTTTGCTAGCATATCATACAAGTGAAGGAGCTCATTTTGTTCTAGTTACTACTGTACAAAGCGATGAACTTACGTGGAACTGAGACGCTAAGGTGGTGGTATCCCAAACGAAGCAGGCGATGTTGACATGTTGGCAAGTTGAAACACGTGGCGGTATGTGATAGACTTGAGATACCACCATCTTGATGTCTCGGTTGCACGTAGGTTCCTCTTGGCTACAAAGCTTTTATAATCTATATTATCATGTAATGTAATTCGTGAACAAGATCTATCCCTTCGTGTGTGGTCGGTGCTTCAGTAATTATATATTAGAATTTTGGTCCAGTACAAATCTAGTCTGCTTTTACTTgcaataattatatttttcaaaGTTAATTTGGCATCAGAGTGCTGTACAATGGTAGCAACTCCATTCAATACACCAAATGTTATATCACATTTGGTGTATTGAGTCGTGTTTTTGTATTGCGAGACGATGTTGTGGACACGTTTTGTAGATGTGTTTTTGGCGAAACGACAATGAATGGATAACCTACCTTTTTCTAGAGGAAGATtatacaaataattaattaatacaatTTGGTTAACATAACCAAGACAATAAGCGATTTTATTAATCAGGAAAAAAGACATGAATATCTTGAGGAATTAAATCTTCATAAATATATAACAAGATTCGGAACATGTTGTAACAAATCGAAatggctaattgaataattagtCAAAGTACGTATTGGAATTATATCCACCTTTAATGTGATAAGATCCAACTGTGTTTTTGGAGGGCTTGACCGGTTGGTGGGTTTGGGTGGCTTATGGATATGCAAGGAGCAATTTTCGTTCTCCGGTTAAGTCGAACAAGGTTGAAATTTTACATCACCAATTATATCTCACAATATTATAATATTGTGAAATTGTACATCGTGTGACCATAAAAATTACTCATATGCAATGATGATGTGTTAACATTATCTTTAAATTACATGATATGTTGAGAGATTTGATCGAAAGATTAATAGTAAGTTTGGACTATGAAGAAAGCTTGGACAACTATATTGACTATTTTTAAGAAATAGATTTGTTTACTTTCTtgtaaaaatataaatgaaaaattacgCTTTCCAGAGgtgcatgattatatttgcattGTTGAAAAAATTGGAAAGTCAAAATCT
This Pyrus communis chromosome 6, drPyrComm1.1, whole genome shotgun sequence DNA region includes the following protein-coding sequences:
- the LOC137736496 gene encoding F-box protein At2g05970-like, whose protein sequence is MMGRRRNKRRKKEKLMNVDWAELPQSILEIIFERLPLIDCISVSDVCRAWSNVIGQELSCWQRRGVPWLMMCGQKDRHVRTCLSILQNQDWEMVLHQAIGRYCWGSYQDWLILVKDVDCFNLEISLLNPFSGKKTDLPKTWNFYHKMVLSALPSVENFVCMLVHGQHRELAFWVHGAQSWLKHKLDGEPFEDAVFSDGSFYLLSSDYNISQIKVTDVLAAIRTDDDCEIETGCHEVKMSEEQEDEQESYTVLKYLVESCGELLLVCRFYSTKPNAILETRDFKVYKLDFSQMAWKRVHDLGDQVLFLGKCCSRSVSSGELGVPMTNRIYFSNDHAAPWWNEWDSSHLYGIPARFDPDRRDWGVFKLGDDNQENFRFRGNTDCWAPIWFTAPQWWCCRNLALR